The genomic segment CTGGCCTTGCGGGAGCTGGGTGGTGGAACAGGCATAAAAAAGGTCATTTCGGGGCCATGCGGGGGACCCCGAGATTTCCTGAGGGGGGGGAGGGATTCAATTGGTTGAGCGAATGCTCTGTGAGGAAGGTGAGGGCCTTGTACGGCGGATTCGCCACGACTGTCAACGAAAGTTGAAATGAAGGAATCGTGCGAAAGAAATACAAAAACGCCACGGCTCGACCTGAATCAATGTCAGATCGATACGTGGCGTTTCTGTCGCATGGCAGCGGCGGAGAAAACTCCGAGCCGTCGATTTACCAGTTCGAGCCCTGCTCTTCCATGGCGCGCTGGGCTTCAACGGAATAGCGTGTCAGCGGCATCGCTTCGAGACGAGCGATCGGAATCGGACGTCCAGAGACTTCACAGACACCATACTCTCCTTCGTGGAACTTCTTCAGAGCCGATTCGATCTCGGAGAGTTCGTCTGCTTCCATGGAAATCAGGTGTGTATTCAAGTCGCTGGAGACGTTGTATTGGGCAATGTCCGCTGCGTCACCGATGGCTGAATC from the Rubinisphaera margarita genome contains:
- a CDS encoding TraR/DksA family transcriptional regulator → MEADELSEIESALKKFHEGEYGVCEVSGRPIPIARLEAMPLTRYSVEAQRAMEEQGSNW